A stretch of DNA from Pseudomonadota bacterium:
TTCCAGAATGCATGGTTCTTTCAGAAACCCAGAGATTAGTAAACACATTGACCACATTTGGCATAGGAGTGAGAAAGCTGATAGTTAATAATGTGCTTGACTGGCGGGATTGTGAGTTCTGCAAGAAAAAGAGAACTGAACAGGAAAAATATTTAAAGGAGATAAATAAAAAATTCAGCAATCTGGACACAACAATCACACCTTTGCAGCCCAATGAAGTCAGGGGACTTGATGCTTTAAATACGTTTAAGGAGCTCTTGATTCAATGAGTAAAAAGAATAATGAAACCTTAATATTGAAGGTCAAAGAAGCCTTATCGAAGGATGTAGGCAGGGCAATGGCACGGATAGACCCT
This window harbors:
- a CDS encoding ATPase, with translation PECMVLSETQRLVNTLTTFGIGVRKLIVNNVLDWRDCEFCKKKRTEQEKYLKEINKKFSNLDTTITPLQPNEVRGLDALNTFKELLIQ